In Lactococcus protaetiae, the genomic window ATTTTTCTAGCAATATTTTTTATGAGTCCACTCATATTTCATTTCTTTTTCTTCGTAAATCTTCTTTCCGAAAAACTTCTATTTTTCGGAAATATAAGTCTCTATTTTGCTTCATTTATCCCTTTTGATTATCCTATTAGGAGTCATTTTGTTTAATATATATTTCTTCATTATTTTCACTATCGTGCTTCTACAAAAAATGTTACAAAGCGTTATTTTTATGTCTTATTTGATATTTTTTTGAGCTTGTAGTATAATTATTAGGAAATATATAGACATACTATTTATCAATTTATAATATTTTCTAAAATATTAGATTTGAATACTAGCCTCTATTTCCGAAAAATAGAAGATTTTCGGAAATATGCAGTATAGAACAGCGGTTAATGACATAGAAAAAGAGCATATTGTGGTCACAATGTGCTCTTCATTTTTTATATTTTGGGAAAATCATTAGTCTGTTAAATAATCAAAAAGACTGGGTAAGACCCAATCTTTTTTGAAATTAATGCGTGTATATCAAGGAGAGTAAGGGATTCGAACCCTCGCGCCAGTTTCCCGACCTAACGATTTAGCAAACCGTCCTCTTCAGCCTCTTGAGTAACTCTCCATAATGTAAAGAAAATATCAGCTTGAACTTTCAATCCTTTTCAATTTTTTAGTTTTCTCTCAAAATAGTATTTATAGATACCATTTCGTAAATCAATAGACATGATTCTATCATACTTTAAATTCCTTGTCAACTAAAAACTTCGGTCTATTGAAAAATACAGAGATGGAACTTGCTGTTTTTTAGTAATTTCTTGACATTCTTAGATTATAATAGAGAATTTTTTATATATCTAGATTTTTCTTCCACGAAGTAGTAAAATAGGGGTAGTATCGCTTCTTTACTGGCGAGATAATTAGACACTATCAAGGGGAATATAATGGGACTTACTTTCAGAAAACGTGACGATTTTGACAAAATGATGGATGATTTGGGTGTTTCAACAGTAGATTTAGTTATTGATGAAAATAAAACGACTTCTTCTACTGACAAAAAAGACGACCCATTTGCGAAATTTTTAAAGCCAAAATCGGATGAGGGTGAAAAAGAAAAAAACGAATTGAAAAGTTAAACTTTTCTTGTTAAAATTAGAGATGGATTATAATCTATCACTCATTTGTTGTAAAGTGTTGCAATGAATCGAGATTGCGGTCTAGCTTCATGATAACTACAGCTGGCATCATCGCCCCTTATAGTTGTTATTGACTTTTTAAAGTGGGACTAGTATATATTTATTGAGGATATTATGGCATATAAAAAACCAGAAAAAAGCACATTTCAAAAAGTTACTATGGTCGTTGTAATCATTATGGTCGTTTTGACTGTCTTTAGTGTACTTGCTACAATGCTTTCAGCACTATAAAATTTCTGTCAGTACTGACAGAAAACGACTTAATTAAAAAGTTACTGACTAAATTCTGTCAGTAACTTTTTTATATTTTTAGTTAGCAATTTATCAAAACAAGTGCGTGCTATCTCCGCCTTACGGCTACGCTGTCGATGCTCGCTACGCCACTAGATGTAACAACTAGCATATCCGTAAGCGCTGAAGCGCAAACGGCTATCCTAGTTGTTACATCTAGTGGCTTAGTGAAATCGACAGCGCAGCAAAGCGGAGATAGAGCGAATGGATAACGAAGCGAAGCGGAGGTGTGACCTCATATCGAAGATGTGAGGTTGTACCTTAAATTCAGTGGTAAGTTGCCCTTTTATCAGTCGCTTCAGCGACTAGAGAAAAGGGACAAATGTTTTACGAAACTATCACTGAATAAGTCTTGACTTCATTTAATTAGTCTTCAAATCCATTTTCAAGGACTTCTGGAAATTCAGCTGAAACAATCCCCGCACAATGTTCACAAAGTACTTTAAGATATTCATTTGTGTTATGACCCACTGTTTCATCTGTACGACGGCAACGTTCACAAACTTCTCCAGCTGCGTGTTCGACAGTAATTGCTACATCTTCAAATCTAATTGCTGTTTCTGGTGCTTCTTCTAAAGTCTTGTCAGCAATGACAAAATTTGACACAATCAAAAGCTGCGCTACATTTTCATCAATTGCTGTCAGTAAAGTCCGCACGACTTCATTTGGATAAACTGTCACTGTTGCTTCCAGAGACTTACCGATAAGTTTGGCTTCCCGTGCATTTTCCAGAGCTTTCAAAACTTCGTCACGGAAATCTAAGAAGGCCTCCCAGTCCCCTAATAATTCATCTGCTCCCGCAATTTCCCCTGCTTCTGGCATTTCTGAAAGATAGGCAAATTCTTCTTTTTCGTGCACAAGGTAAGTCCACGTTTCTTCAGCTGTATGTGGTAAGATAGGCACTAGTAATTTCACAAGGTCTTTCAAAATAACATACATTACTGTTTGCATCGAACGACGAGCTTGAGATTTTGCAGCTTCAATATAAACCACATCTTTAGCAAAATCTAAATAGAATGCAGACAAATCGTTAGTGATAAAGTTTATAACTGCCTTGTAAACAGACATAAAGCTATATTTGTCATATGCTGTACGAATTTGTTTGACAAGCTCATTAAATTTCACAAGCATATATTTGTCAGCACCGCGAAGTTCAGCAAATTCTACAATATCACTATTTGGATTAAAATCAGAGGTATTAGCGACCAAGAAACGCAAAGTATTGCGGATTTTGCGGTAAACTTCTGACACTTGACTGAGAATGTCCATAGAAACACGTACATCTGACTCTGTATCAATAGATGCTACCCAAAGCCTTAGAATATCTGCACCAAGTTTTTTTGTCACATCTTTTGGAACAATCGTGTTGCCAATCGATTTCGACATCTTACGACCTTTTCCGTCCAAGACAAAACCTTGCGACAAAACAGCTTTATAAGGCGCCACGCCATTGACCGCTACAGATGTTGTAATAGAGGAATTAAACCAACCACGATATTGGTCTGAGCCTTCAAGATAAAGGTCAGCAGGAAAACTGAGATAGTCACGTTCATTGAGCACCCCATTCCAAGAAGAACCTGAGTCAAACCAGACGTCCATGATGTCTTTTTCTTTTGTGAATTCACCATTTGGTGAACCTGGATGTGTAAATCCTTCTGGCAGCAATTCTTTTGCTGTCTTTTCAAACCAGACTTTTGAGCCCTGTTTTGCAAAAAGTTCTGCCACGTGTTCCGTGGTTTCTGGTGTAATGATAGCTTCTCCATTTTCAGCATAGAAAATAGGCAATGGCACACCCCATGCACGTTGACGTGAGATGACCCAGTCTCCACGATCACGCACCATATTGTATAGACGCGTTTTGCCCCATGGAATAACCCAGTTCACTTTTTCCACTTCATCCAAGATGTTTTGACGGAATTTGTCAATAGAAGCAAACCACTGCGGTGTCGCACGGAAAATAACTGG contains:
- a CDS encoding DUF4044 domain-containing protein, which translates into the protein MAYKKPEKSTFQKVTMVVVIIMVVLTVFSVLATMLSAL
- the ileS gene encoding isoleucine--tRNA ligase, with protein sequence MKIKDTLNLGKTAFPMRAGLPTKEPDWQKGWESASLYEKRQQLNEGKPSFMLHDGPPYANGNIHIGHSLNKISKDIIVRYKSMAGFRAPYVPGWDTHGLPIEQQLAKAGMKRKEMDLLDYLEECRKYAMKQVDMQRADFKSLGVLADWERPYLTLLPEYEAAQIRVFGKMAEKGYIYKGQKPIYWSPSSESSLAEAEIEYQDVRSASIFVAFKAKDTKGKLPEDVEFVIWTTTPWTIPSNLGIFAHPDYDYSVVAVNDRKFVIASEMLEAVSEKLEWENSQVLQTIKGSELEYMVARHPFYDRETLIMNADYVTLDSGTGLVHVAPGHGEDDYFSSRKYNLPVLSPIDNRGYYTDEAPGLEGVFYDDGNKIVSKWLEEKGALLKLEFFTHSYPHDWRTKKPVIFRATPQWFASIDKFRQNILDEVEKVNWVIPWGKTRLYNMVRDRGDWVISRQRAWGVPLPIFYAENGEAIITPETTEHVAELFAKQGSKVWFEKTAKELLPEGFTHPGSPNGEFTKEKDIMDVWFDSGSSWNGVLNERDYLSFPADLYLEGSDQYRGWFNSSITTSVAVNGVAPYKAVLSQGFVLDGKGRKMSKSIGNTIVPKDVTKKLGADILRLWVASIDTESDVRVSMDILSQVSEVYRKIRNTLRFLVANTSDFNPNSDIVEFAELRGADKYMLVKFNELVKQIRTAYDKYSFMSVYKAVINFITNDLSAFYLDFAKDVVYIEAAKSQARRSMQTVMYVILKDLVKLLVPILPHTAEETWTYLVHEKEEFAYLSEMPEAGEIAGADELLGDWEAFLDFRDEVLKALENAREAKLIGKSLEATVTVYPNEVVRTLLTAIDENVAQLLIVSNFVIADKTLEEAPETAIRFEDVAITVEHAAGEVCERCRRTDETVGHNTNEYLKVLCEHCAGIVSAEFPEVLENGFED
- a CDS encoding SPJ_0845 family protein, encoding MGLTFRKRDDFDKMMDDLGVSTVDLVIDENKTTSSTDKKDDPFAKFLKPKSDEGEKEKNELKS